A portion of the Oxynema aestuarii AP17 genome contains these proteins:
- a CDS encoding DUF2834 domain-containing protein, which translates to MLRKLGFTLLWIGAIAYAFGFAPPDRPETFSLIQNLSTGNWEGINPAIVALFNVMGIWPFIYSAVLLFDGRGQKIPAWPFAIASFAVGAFAILPYLAVRSPNPDFDGDKNPLLNLLDSRGLGAFLSVGAVVLLAYGVTQGNWAEFAADWQSWRFIHVMSLDFCLLSLLFPALLHDDMARRHLTRPVVFWIVALVPLLGPLAYLTWRPRIESRQ; encoded by the coding sequence ATGTTACGAAAACTAGGATTTACCCTGTTATGGATAGGTGCGATCGCCTATGCTTTTGGATTTGCTCCCCCCGATCGCCCGGAAACCTTCTCATTGATTCAAAATCTATCTACCGGAAACTGGGAAGGTATCAACCCGGCGATCGTTGCCTTATTCAACGTCATGGGAATTTGGCCCTTTATCTACAGCGCCGTGCTCCTCTTCGACGGACGCGGCCAAAAAATCCCCGCCTGGCCCTTCGCGATCGCCTCCTTTGCCGTCGGCGCCTTCGCCATCTTGCCCTATCTCGCCGTGCGATCGCCCAATCCCGACTTTGACGGCGACAAAAACCCCCTCCTCAACCTCCTAGACTCGCGCGGATTGGGAGCCTTTCTCTCCGTCGGCGCCGTCGTCTTGCTCGCCTACGGCGTCACCCAAGGCAACTGGGCCGAATTCGCCGCCGACTGGCAAAGCTGGCGCTTTATTCACGTCATGAGTTTAGATTTCTGCTTGCTTTCCCTACTCTTCCCCGCCCTTTTACACGACGACATGGCCCGTCGCCATTTAACCCGCCCAGTCGTGTTTTGGATCGTCGCCCTCGTTCCCTTGCTCGGACCGCTTGCATATTTGACCTGGAGACCGAGGATTGAGAGTCGGCAGTAG